From Vibrio crassostreae, one genomic window encodes:
- the trpR gene encoding trp operon repressor: MASQPEYDNWQQLMDLVKTAVEKDQHELLLTMMMTPDERDALVARINIFCELMKGDLSQRQVSQMLGVGVATITRGSNELKAKSEQEKAVIADLLLK; this comes from the coding sequence ATGGCATCACAACCTGAATATGATAATTGGCAACAACTGATGGACTTGGTAAAGACGGCTGTCGAAAAAGATCAGCACGAGCTGTTGTTGACCATGATGATGACACCAGACGAGCGAGATGCTCTGGTTGCTCGAATTAATATCTTCTGTGAGTTGATGAAAGGCGATCTGTCTCAACGACAGGTGAGTCAAATGCTGGGAGTAGGCGTAGCGACGATAACCAGAGGTTCGAATGAGCTAAAGGCAAAATCGGAACAAGAGAAAGCCGTGATTGCGGATCTACTACTCAAATAG
- the yjjX gene encoding inosine/xanthosine triphosphatase — MKSVIIASLNPAKINAVKSAFLSAFPDTEFDFKGISVPSGVADQPMSNDETYQGAVNRVHNATQAQPYADFYVGLEAGIEKNVTFAWMVIEANGQRGESRSASLMLPPAVLDKLEHANELGDVMDEVFGTDNIKQKGGAIGLLTHNQLSRSSVYHQALILALIPFLNPEHFPV; from the coding sequence ATGAAATCTGTAATCATCGCATCGCTGAACCCAGCTAAAATTAACGCCGTTAAAAGTGCGTTCTTATCTGCTTTTCCTGATACTGAATTTGATTTCAAAGGCATCAGCGTCCCTAGTGGCGTTGCCGATCAACCGATGAGTAATGATGAAACCTATCAAGGAGCAGTGAACCGCGTGCACAACGCAACGCAAGCGCAGCCCTATGCTGACTTTTATGTTGGTCTAGAAGCAGGAATAGAAAAAAACGTCACCTTTGCTTGGATGGTTATCGAAGCGAATGGTCAACGTGGAGAGTCTCGTTCAGCTAGCCTTATGTTGCCACCAGCCGTGCTTGATAAGTTAGAGCATGCAAACGAGCTCGGAGATGTAATGGATGAAGTGTTTGGTACCGATAATATCAAACAGAAAGGTGGAGCAATTGGCCTACTGACACATAATCAACTGTCTCGCAGTTCAGTGTATCATCAGGCTTTAATTTTAGCGCTGATCCCATTTTTGAACCCTGAGCACTTTCCTGTTTAG
- a CDS encoding EAL domain-containing protein — protein MKLSTKILLLITPVILISTAASSYIIYSTQKSSFIKREDNALQLNMEKLAGYFRQSRSFLNSYSYTLTQSDMVKGYFLTDQNLSRDLELVSNLREAIDFLQDDDESYTGLALLNADRKLRYYADNSNDSRTQIDSKILEYVDQHYQDTLATSSTNYIQNSQGEGMLVHYDKVDRKAIFPTESNQPSDIFFVVVSVSLDKFNALRKQIEFDYQTSLFFTSIAISLENDVTHSVKLAPELYATVDPAQFLLENKLDSIWNKLSLSFALSAFVTVALLLILLSRTVITPITRLDRQLQQVEKKQRKNIERLGTRDELGRLSQRFYDMYQELDNTYQQTKLLAENDQLTQIANRHQFQTFVQQSLPKPSSNTETWVLYFDLDNFKFVNDKYGHQIGDSILVSFAQRISDICRHYQTEFDAHCMPARLSGDEFVVYINAPSHRGNVAHRFSSDLLTPLQKGFITESGSFPITVSIGIATYPNDGDSIEKLLSNADTAMYQAKRAGKNQFADYSRDLDKAIQRQANIERALRDKNFDEEFRLVYMPYMDSTGAHIIGVEVLLRWDSKLLGVVPPDEFIPIAEQTGLFEQVDRWVIQNAFASFYRLQAQFDHSIQLSINLSSAGIETTHLADFIKTHAKINHIPPSLIDFEITETFYSNSEGFPLLNELAGMGYRLAIDDFGSGYTSITQLVQYPTQKIKLDKAFLDTLIETDNQNIVKPVIGLCHAQGKKVTAEGIETQGMHQWLQDAQCDMLQGYYFGKPMPLEELSDWYQQHQLNLLDNKKNPTHEICNHRIAEPS, from the coding sequence TAGCTATATTATTTATTCGACGCAAAAAAGCAGCTTCATCAAACGCGAAGACAACGCACTTCAGCTCAACATGGAAAAACTAGCCGGATACTTTCGTCAATCTCGTTCGTTTCTCAATAGCTACTCTTACACCTTGACCCAAAGCGATATGGTGAAAGGTTATTTTCTCACTGACCAAAATCTATCTCGCGATCTTGAACTGGTTAGTAACCTTCGAGAAGCTATAGATTTCCTGCAAGATGACGATGAGAGCTATACGGGTTTAGCACTTCTTAATGCTGACCGAAAACTGCGTTACTACGCAGATAATAGCAACGACTCACGCACTCAGATTGACAGTAAGATATTGGAGTATGTTGACCAGCACTATCAAGACACCCTAGCAACATCGAGTACCAACTATATTCAAAACTCCCAAGGCGAAGGGATGTTGGTTCACTACGATAAGGTAGATAGAAAAGCGATTTTTCCAACCGAAAGCAATCAACCAAGCGATATATTCTTTGTTGTTGTATCTGTTTCTCTCGACAAGTTTAATGCGCTTAGAAAACAGATAGAGTTCGACTACCAAACCAGCTTGTTTTTCACATCCATAGCGATTTCTTTGGAAAATGATGTCACCCATTCAGTCAAGCTGGCTCCAGAACTATACGCCACGGTCGATCCGGCGCAATTCCTGTTGGAAAACAAGCTCGATTCCATATGGAACAAGCTGAGTTTGTCGTTTGCACTGTCTGCGTTTGTGACTGTCGCTTTACTACTCATACTTCTATCTCGCACTGTGATTACTCCGATAACACGGCTTGATCGACAACTACAGCAAGTAGAAAAAAAACAACGGAAGAACATTGAACGCTTAGGCACTCGAGATGAGCTTGGCCGACTATCACAGCGTTTTTATGACATGTACCAAGAGCTAGATAACACCTACCAACAAACCAAGCTCTTGGCCGAGAATGATCAGTTAACCCAAATCGCCAACAGGCATCAGTTTCAAACCTTCGTTCAGCAATCGTTGCCAAAACCGAGTTCAAATACCGAAACTTGGGTTCTCTACTTTGATTTGGATAACTTCAAGTTTGTGAACGATAAATATGGGCATCAAATCGGCGACTCGATTCTGGTCTCTTTTGCTCAGCGTATTTCAGATATTTGTCGCCACTATCAAACGGAGTTCGATGCTCATTGCATGCCAGCCCGACTTTCTGGTGACGAATTCGTTGTCTACATTAACGCTCCTAGTCACCGAGGAAATGTCGCGCATCGATTTTCGAGTGATTTACTGACTCCCTTACAAAAAGGGTTTATCACCGAATCAGGAAGCTTTCCGATCACGGTCAGTATTGGTATTGCGACCTACCCTAATGATGGCGATTCAATCGAGAAGCTACTGTCGAACGCGGATACCGCGATGTATCAAGCCAAGCGTGCAGGCAAAAACCAATTTGCTGACTATTCACGGGATTTAGACAAAGCGATTCAACGCCAAGCAAACATTGAACGTGCGCTTAGAGACAAGAATTTTGATGAAGAGTTTAGACTCGTTTATATGCCCTATATGGATTCAACCGGCGCGCATATTATTGGGGTTGAGGTACTATTACGCTGGGACTCGAAACTGTTGGGAGTAGTTCCGCCCGATGAATTCATTCCAATTGCCGAGCAAACTGGGTTATTCGAGCAAGTTGATCGTTGGGTAATTCAGAATGCGTTTGCTTCTTTTTACCGACTTCAGGCTCAATTTGACCACTCAATTCAGCTGTCGATTAACTTATCTTCTGCTGGGATTGAAACCACACACCTTGCCGATTTCATTAAAACACACGCAAAAATCAATCATATTCCACCAAGTTTGATTGATTTTGAAATTACCGAGACCTTTTATTCGAATTCGGAAGGCTTTCCGTTGCTCAACGAATTGGCGGGGATGGGCTATCGATTAGCAATTGATGACTTTGGTTCCGGTTATACCTCTATCACTCAACTGGTGCAGTATCCAACTCAAAAAATTAAATTAGATAAAGCGTTTTTGGATACCTTGATTGAGACCGATAACCAGAACATCGTAAAACCTGTGATTGGACTATGTCATGCTCAGGGGAAAAAGGTCACCGCCGAAGGGATTGAAACTCAAGGCATGCACCAGTGGTTACAGGATGCGCAGTGCGATATGCTGCAAGGCTATTACTTTGGTAAACCTATGCCATTAGAAGAGTTGAGTGACTGGTACCAACAACATCAACTCAATCTACTCGACAACAAAAAGAATCCGACACATGAAATCTGTAATCATCGCATCGCTGAACCCAGCTAA